In the genome of Kitasatospora cathayae, one region contains:
- a CDS encoding serine/threonine protein kinase, which translates to MDTVIVQLPGPGPDPAPGTAPGLLRMGPGEAAVFGRGEPGRPVAIPLPDQGVSRRAGEVVAAEDYWRLSNFSATATYVVENLEGAGEHIKVAPGRLGAPVPFELSRVLLPALGEPAAFKVFAPQHAYLDGHPAGADGERTVSPFALDPTAKYFLVLLALCEPRLRSPSTAAVPGVADVLARLRALPSCRGLTRSAVNYHIDYLVATKLRLRDPYEEGPTGGKREELVALALRFDLVREEHLALLPPRRPVDRP; encoded by the coding sequence GTGGACACCGTCATCGTGCAACTGCCCGGCCCGGGGCCGGATCCGGCGCCCGGCACGGCACCCGGACTGCTGCGGATGGGCCCGGGCGAGGCCGCGGTGTTCGGGCGCGGCGAGCCCGGGCGGCCGGTCGCCATCCCGCTGCCCGACCAGGGCGTCTCCCGCCGCGCCGGGGAGGTGGTCGCCGCCGAGGACTACTGGCGGCTGTCCAACTTCAGCGCCACCGCCACCTACGTGGTGGAGAACCTCGAGGGCGCGGGGGAGCACATCAAGGTGGCCCCCGGACGCCTCGGCGCGCCCGTCCCGTTTGAGCTCTCCCGCGTCCTGCTGCCCGCCCTCGGCGAACCCGCCGCCTTCAAGGTCTTCGCCCCCCAGCACGCCTACCTGGACGGCCACCCGGCCGGCGCCGACGGCGAGCGCACCGTCAGCCCGTTCGCCCTGGACCCGACCGCCAAGTACTTCCTGGTGCTGCTCGCCCTCTGCGAGCCCCGGCTGCGCTCGCCCTCCACCGCCGCCGTCCCCGGGGTGGCCGACGTCCTGGCCCGGCTGCGCGCCCTGCCCTCCTGCCGGGGGCTGACCCGCTCGGCCGTGAACTACCACATCGACTACCTGGTCGCCACCAAACTGCGGCTGCGCGATCCCTACGAGGAGGGCCCGACGGGCGGCAAGCGCGAGGAACTCGTCGCCCTGGCCCTGAGGTTCGACCTCGTCCGGGAGGAACACCTGGCCCTGCTCCCGCCCCGGCGACCGGTCGACCGGCCGTGA
- a CDS encoding SDR family NAD(P)-dependent oxidoreductase — translation MSVRTASSAAERTRPNGGAYTASKRAIQGLVKAAALAYGTRGIRINAILPGTTDTTFVRPPGIPDPAWAKFKAAYGPSNIEGLERMAEPEEIARAILALTSDDFGHQTGASVPAGGGATAGRRMILPPMS, via the coding sequence GTGAGCGTCCGCACCGCCTCCTCGGCCGCCGAGCGGACCCGGCCGAACGGCGGCGCGTACACGGCCAGCAAAAGGGCGATTCAAGGTCTGGTCAAAGCGGCGGCGTTGGCGTACGGGACGCGGGGCATCAGGATCAACGCGATCCTCCCCGGCACCACGGACACCACCTTCGTCCGCCCGCCGGGCATCCCGGACCCGGCCTGGGCGAAGTTCAAGGCGGCCTACGGTCCGTCGAACATCGAGGGCTTGGAGCGGATGGCCGAACCGGAGGAGATCGCCCGGGCGATCCTGGCCCTGACCTCGGACGACTTCGGCCACCAGACCGGCGCCTCGGTGCCGGCGGGCGGCGGGGCGACGGCCGGACGGCGGATGATCCTGCCGCCCATGAGCTGA
- the nagB gene encoding glucosamine-6-phosphate deaminase produces MEIVIVPDASAAGELIAAAITDLLTDKPDALLGVATGSTPLPIYQSLAERVRDGRLDASRARICQLDEYVGLPAGHPESYRSVVLREVVEPLGLTEDSFLGPDGNAADIAAAATAYDRALAEAGGVDLQLLGIGTDGHIGFNEPCSSLASRTRIKTLTRQTRVDNARFFDSIDEVPHHVITQGIGTILEARHLVLLATGEAKAEAVALAVEGPLAAAVPASALQLHPHATVVVDEAAASRLRLADYFRDTYAAKPAWQKL; encoded by the coding sequence ATGGAAATCGTGATCGTCCCTGACGCCTCAGCGGCCGGCGAACTCATCGCCGCGGCGATCACCGATCTGCTGACCGACAAGCCCGACGCCCTGCTCGGTGTCGCGACCGGCTCGACCCCGCTGCCGATCTACCAGTCCCTCGCCGAGCGGGTCCGGGACGGCCGCCTGGACGCCTCCCGGGCGCGGATCTGCCAGCTGGACGAGTACGTCGGCCTGCCCGCCGGCCACCCGGAGTCCTACCGCTCGGTGGTGCTGCGCGAGGTCGTCGAGCCGCTCGGCCTGACCGAGGACTCCTTCCTGGGCCCGGACGGCAACGCGGCCGACATCGCCGCGGCCGCCACCGCCTACGACCGCGCGCTGGCCGAGGCCGGCGGCGTGGACCTGCAGCTGCTCGGCATCGGCACGGACGGCCACATCGGCTTCAACGAGCCCTGCTCCTCGCTCGCCTCCCGGACCCGGATCAAGACCCTGACCCGGCAGACCCGGGTGGACAACGCCCGCTTCTTCGACAGCATCGACGAGGTCCCGCACCACGTCATCACCCAGGGCATCGGCACCATCCTGGAGGCCCGCCACCTGGTCCTGCTGGCCACCGGCGAGGCCAAGGCCGAGGCCGTCGCCCTGGCCGTCGAGGGCCCGCTGGCCGCGGCCGTCCCCGCCTCGGCGCTGCAGTTGCACCCGCACGCCACCGTGGTGGTCGACGAGGCCGCCGCCTCCCGGCTCAGGCTCGCCGACTACTTCCGCGACACCTACGCGGCGAAGCCGGCCTGGCAGAAGCTCTGA
- a CDS encoding aminotransferase class I/II-fold pyridoxal phosphate-dependent enzyme: protein MTQLPDFRLETYFTRWEFTARHHLTASDAQTMTMAELLALAGPEDREAWDTLALGYTETFGDPGLRQAIAGMYERVEADDVICFGGAQEGINLAMQVLLEPGDHAVVLTPNYQSAETIPLSLCEVTGVALDERQDWALDLDAVEAALRPNTKVLAVNFPNNPTGTLIPAADFARLAELCEERGIRLFSDEVYRGLERDPARALPQAADLSATALSLNVTSKSLGLPGLRIGWIACRDRELRTRLERAKHYTTICNSAPSEVLARIAITARERILARNRGIVAENLPRFDAFFAEFPELFDWRAPEGGCVAYPRYRGADGVEDFCTALVEQAGVLLMPASMFRSELTPTPTDRFRIGVGRRDPGPALDAFADWLRKRR, encoded by the coding sequence ATGACCCAGCTGCCCGACTTCCGGCTCGAAACCTATTTCACCCGCTGGGAGTTCACGGCCCGCCACCACCTCACCGCCTCCGACGCCCAGACCATGACGATGGCCGAACTGCTCGCCCTGGCCGGCCCCGAGGACCGCGAGGCCTGGGACACCCTCGCCCTCGGCTACACCGAGACCTTCGGCGACCCGGGCCTGCGGCAGGCGATCGCCGGGATGTACGAGCGGGTCGAGGCGGACGACGTGATCTGCTTCGGCGGTGCCCAGGAGGGCATCAACCTCGCCATGCAGGTGCTGCTCGAACCGGGCGACCACGCGGTGGTGCTGACCCCCAACTACCAGTCGGCGGAGACCATTCCGCTCTCCCTCTGCGAGGTCACCGGCGTCGCGCTGGACGAGCGGCAGGACTGGGCGCTCGACCTGGACGCGGTCGAGGCGGCGCTGCGGCCCAACACCAAGGTGCTCGCGGTCAACTTCCCGAACAACCCGACCGGCACGCTGATCCCCGCCGCCGACTTCGCCCGGCTGGCCGAACTGTGCGAGGAGCGCGGCATCCGGCTGTTCTCGGACGAGGTCTACCGCGGCCTGGAACGCGACCCGGCCCGCGCCCTGCCGCAGGCCGCCGACCTCTCGGCGACGGCGCTCTCGCTCAACGTGACCTCCAAGTCGCTCGGCCTGCCCGGCCTGCGGATCGGTTGGATCGCCTGCCGGGACCGCGAGCTGCGTACCCGCCTGGAGCGGGCCAAGCACTACACCACGATCTGCAACTCGGCCCCCAGCGAGGTGCTGGCCAGGATCGCGATCACCGCCCGGGAACGGATCCTGGCGCGCAACCGGGGCATCGTCGCGGAGAACCTGCCGCGGTTCGACGCCTTCTTCGCCGAGTTCCCCGAGCTCTTCGACTGGCGGGCCCCGGAGGGCGGCTGCGTCGCCTACCCGCGCTACCGCGGCGCGGACGGCGTGGAGGACTTCTGCACGGCCCTGGTCGAGCAGGCCGGCGTGCTGTTGATGCCCGCGAGCATGTTCCGCTCCGAGCTCACCCCCACCCCCACCGACCGCTTCCGGATCGGCGTCGGCCGCCGCGACCCCGGACCGGCCCTGGACGCCTTCGCCGACTGGCTGCGCAAGCGGCGCTGA
- a CDS encoding helix-turn-helix transcriptional regulator → MPAETPDPRVRTWSPVCRAVALLLGPYAEVVLHDTATDRVLAIWNPMTPRAPGDPSLLGELDGLDPSAPDVYGPYEKLLPDGRRLSSVSAVLRDDAGKPSAVLCVNLDRGPLERAAALLANFAAPTAPRPEPLFERDWTERMNDVIGGHVRAQGRPLERFTREDRLAVLRELDEAGVFAVRRAVPAVATALRISRSTAYALLAELKHPPVKD, encoded by the coding sequence ATGCCTGCCGAAACCCCCGACCCGCGCGTGCGGACCTGGTCGCCGGTCTGCCGCGCGGTGGCCCTGCTGCTCGGGCCCTACGCCGAGGTGGTGCTGCACGACACCGCCACCGACCGGGTGCTGGCCATCTGGAACCCGATGACCCCCCGCGCCCCCGGCGACCCGTCCCTGCTCGGCGAACTGGACGGGCTGGACCCGTCCGCGCCGGACGTCTACGGGCCGTACGAGAAGCTGCTGCCGGACGGCCGGCGGCTCTCCTCGGTCAGCGCCGTGCTGCGGGACGACGCCGGCAAGCCCTCGGCGGTGCTCTGCGTCAACCTCGACCGCGGCCCGCTGGAACGGGCGGCCGCCCTGCTGGCGAACTTCGCCGCCCCCACCGCCCCCCGCCCCGAGCCGCTGTTCGAACGCGACTGGACGGAGCGGATGAACGACGTGATCGGCGGCCACGTCCGCGCCCAGGGCCGCCCGCTGGAACGCTTCACCCGCGAGGACCGGCTCGCCGTGCTGCGCGAGCTGGACGAGGCCGGGGTGTTCGCCGTCCGCCGCGCCGTCCCCGCCGTCGCCACCGCGCTGCGGATCTCCCGCTCCACCGCCTACGCCCTGCTCGCCGAGCTCAAGCACCCGCCCGTGAAGGACTGA
- a CDS encoding RrF2 family transcriptional regulator, translating to MRLTKSTDIALRIAMRLAVLGEGENPTTREVAESVGVPYTHAAKVVSRLQHLGVVEARRGRGGGLMITFAGRTGSLGLLLRELEGVGDVVGCEDDPPCPLRAACRLRGALRTAQEAFFAALDPLSIDDLVASPTGPVLLGLTARPAD from the coding sequence GTGAGGCTGACCAAGAGCACCGACATCGCCCTCCGCATCGCCATGCGGCTCGCCGTTCTCGGCGAGGGCGAGAACCCGACCACCCGCGAGGTGGCCGAGTCGGTCGGCGTGCCGTACACCCACGCGGCCAAGGTGGTCAGCAGGCTGCAGCACCTCGGGGTGGTGGAGGCCCGGCGCGGACGCGGCGGCGGGCTGATGATCACCTTCGCCGGGCGGACCGGTTCGCTCGGCCTGCTGCTGCGCGAGCTCGAGGGCGTCGGCGACGTGGTCGGCTGTGAGGACGACCCGCCGTGCCCGCTGCGGGCCGCCTGCCGGCTGCGCGGGGCGCTGCGCACCGCACAGGAGGCGTTCTTCGCCGCGCTCGACCCGCTCAGCATCGACGACCTGGTGGCCTCCCCCACCGGGCCGGTGCTGCTCGGCCTCACCGCCAGACCCGCCGACTGA
- a CDS encoding globin domain-containing protein: MLSAKSAEVVEATLPIVGGAIGDITPRFYDRLFAAHPELLRDLFNRGNQANGTQREALAGSIAAFASALIADPDQRPDAMLARIAHKHVSVGIDNEQYKVVHEHLFAAIVEVLGEAVTPEVAAAWDEVYWLMANALMAIEQRLRAEAAAGGDPADLWRPYTVVARHQETETVTTYLVRPADGRAVPASRPGQYVSVRTELADGAHQIRQYSLSGGADDALRFSVKRDGEVSGHLHDHLHAGDTVELAPPLGDIFLAEGDGPVLLASAGIGNTPMTAMLDHLAATGSTRQVVSVHGDRDQLSHAFRADLEQLTAKLANATAHVFYEQPLGEWPAERTGLADLSTVEIPAGTTAYLCGPLPFLRAVRGQLLAAGVPAADIHYEVFGPDLWLGA; encoded by the coding sequence ATGCTGTCCGCGAAGTCCGCCGAGGTCGTCGAGGCCACCCTGCCCATCGTGGGCGGCGCGATCGGTGACATCACCCCGCGCTTCTACGACCGGCTGTTCGCCGCGCACCCGGAACTGCTGCGCGACCTGTTCAACCGGGGCAACCAGGCCAACGGCACCCAGCGCGAGGCGCTGGCCGGCTCGATAGCCGCCTTCGCCTCCGCGCTGATCGCCGACCCCGACCAGCGGCCGGACGCGATGCTCGCGCGGATCGCCCACAAGCACGTCTCGGTCGGCATCGACAACGAGCAGTACAAGGTCGTCCACGAGCACCTGTTCGCCGCGATCGTCGAGGTGCTCGGCGAGGCCGTCACCCCCGAGGTGGCCGCCGCCTGGGACGAGGTCTACTGGCTGATGGCCAACGCCCTGATGGCCATCGAGCAGCGGCTGCGCGCCGAGGCCGCGGCCGGCGGCGACCCGGCCGACCTGTGGCGGCCGTACACCGTGGTCGCCCGCCACCAGGAGACCGAGACCGTCACCACCTACCTGGTCCGCCCGGCCGACGGCCGCGCCGTCCCGGCCTCCCGCCCCGGCCAGTACGTCTCGGTGCGCACCGAACTGGCCGACGGCGCCCACCAGATCCGCCAGTACAGCCTCTCCGGCGGCGCCGACGACGCCCTGCGCTTCAGCGTCAAGCGCGACGGCGAGGTCTCCGGCCACCTCCACGACCACCTGCACGCCGGCGACACCGTCGAGCTGGCGCCCCCGCTGGGTGACATCTTCCTCGCCGAGGGCGACGGCCCGGTGCTGCTCGCCTCCGCCGGCATCGGCAACACCCCGATGACCGCGATGCTCGACCACCTGGCCGCCACCGGCTCCACCCGCCAGGTCGTCTCGGTGCACGGCGACCGCGACCAGCTCAGCCACGCCTTCCGCGCCGACCTGGAGCAGCTGACCGCCAAGCTGGCCAACGCCACCGCCCACGTCTTCTACGAGCAGCCGCTCGGCGAGTGGCCGGCCGAGCGCACCGGCCTGGCCGACCTGTCGACCGTCGAGATCCCGGCCGGCACCACCGCCTACCTGTGCGGCCCGCTGCCCTTCCTGCGCGCCGTGCGCGGCCAGCTGCTCGCGGCGGGCGTCCCGGCGGCGGACATCCACTACGAGGTGTTCGGCCCGGACCTCTGGCTCGGCGCCTGA
- a CDS encoding (Fe-S)-binding protein produces the protein MRVALFATCVNDALFPATAVATVRLLERLGVTVDFPAGQTCCGQPQYNTGYRRACEPLVRRTARAFAGYDHVVTPSGSCVAMVRDNYPRIGARAAAERRGSELTDAATALAPRVVELTEFLVDVLGVEDVGAYFPYSVTYHPSCHGLRMLGLGERPLRLLRAVKGLELLELPGAQECCGFGGTFAVKNAAVSAAMAEDKLANALGTGAQVLCGADNSCLLHLGGTLRRRGDALRPLHLAEILASTEEHPWRPS, from the coding sequence TTGCGGGTCGCGCTGTTCGCCACCTGCGTCAACGACGCGCTGTTCCCCGCCACGGCGGTCGCCACCGTGCGGCTGCTGGAACGCCTCGGTGTGACGGTGGACTTCCCCGCCGGGCAGACCTGCTGCGGGCAGCCGCAGTACAACACCGGCTACCGCCGGGCCTGTGAGCCGCTGGTACGGCGAACGGCCCGCGCCTTCGCCGGGTACGACCACGTGGTGACGCCCTCCGGCTCCTGCGTGGCGATGGTCCGGGACAACTACCCGCGGATCGGCGCCCGGGCCGCCGCCGAGCGACGGGGCAGCGAACTCACCGACGCCGCCACCGCGTTGGCGCCCCGGGTGGTCGAACTCACCGAGTTCCTGGTCGACGTGCTCGGCGTCGAGGACGTCGGCGCCTACTTCCCGTACTCCGTCACCTACCACCCCTCCTGCCACGGCCTGCGGATGCTCGGGCTGGGCGAGCGGCCGCTGCGACTGCTGCGCGCCGTCAAGGGGTTGGAGCTGCTGGAGCTACCGGGCGCGCAGGAGTGCTGCGGCTTCGGCGGGACCTTCGCCGTCAAGAACGCGGCCGTCTCGGCGGCGATGGCCGAGGACAAGCTCGCCAACGCCCTCGGCACCGGCGCCCAGGTGCTCTGCGGCGCCGACAACTCCTGCCTGCTGCACCTCGGCGGCACCCTGCGCCGCCGGGGGGACGCGCTGCGGCCGCTGCACCTCGCGGAGATCCTGGCCAGCACCGAGGAGCACCCCTGGAGGCCCTCGTGA
- a CDS encoding lactate utilization protein B: MNGTFLGMPAFPQAAARAVRDGQLRANLRHATHTIRDKRARAVAELPDWAELRAAGKAIKDHTLRHLDRYLVQLEESVTAAGGTVHWAADAEEANRIVAGLIRATGDSDIEKREVVKVKSMATQEIGLNEALAAEGITAYETDLAELIVQLGDDRPSHILVPAIHRNRAEIREIFADRMAAWGRPAPESLTDSPAELAEAARLHLREKFLRARVAVSGANFMVAETGTLVVVESEGNGRMCLTLPRTLISVVGIEKVVPTWRDLEVFLQLLPRSSTAERMNPYTSLWTGTTEDDGPSEFHLVLLDNGRTAALADQVGRQALRCIRCSACLNVCPVYERAGGHAYGSVYPGPIGAILNPQLRGTSSPVDASLPYASSLCGACYEVCPVAIDIPEVLVHLRERVAEQGGHPLERAAMAAAGYVLDHPAALAAAERLAGRTRALHPRRLPGPGRAWTDSRDLPEVPAEPFRDWWRRNRA; encoded by the coding sequence GTGAACGGTACGTTCCTCGGCATGCCCGCCTTCCCGCAGGCCGCCGCCCGCGCGGTGCGGGACGGGCAGTTGCGCGCCAACCTGCGGCACGCCACCCACACCATCCGCGACAAGCGGGCCCGGGCCGTCGCCGAACTCCCGGACTGGGCCGAGCTGCGCGCCGCCGGGAAGGCGATCAAGGACCACACCCTGCGCCATCTCGACCGCTACCTGGTGCAGTTGGAGGAGTCCGTCACCGCGGCCGGCGGCACCGTGCACTGGGCGGCGGACGCCGAGGAGGCCAACCGGATCGTCGCCGGGCTGATCCGGGCCACCGGAGACAGCGACATCGAAAAGCGCGAGGTGGTCAAGGTCAAGTCGATGGCCACCCAGGAGATCGGGCTGAACGAGGCGCTCGCCGCCGAGGGGATCACCGCCTACGAGACCGATCTCGCGGAACTGATCGTGCAGTTGGGCGACGACCGCCCCTCGCACATCCTGGTGCCGGCGATCCACCGCAACCGCGCCGAGATCCGGGAGATCTTCGCCGACCGGATGGCCGCCTGGGGCCGCCCGGCGCCCGAGAGCCTGACCGACTCCCCCGCCGAACTCGCCGAGGCCGCCCGCCTGCACCTGCGGGAGAAGTTCCTGCGCGCCCGAGTGGCAGTCTCCGGCGCCAACTTCATGGTCGCCGAGACCGGCACCCTGGTGGTGGTCGAGTCCGAGGGCAACGGCCGGATGTGCCTCACCCTGCCGCGCACCCTGATCTCCGTGGTCGGCATCGAGAAGGTCGTACCGACCTGGCGGGACCTCGAGGTCTTCCTCCAGCTGCTCCCCCGCTCCTCCACCGCCGAACGGATGAACCCCTACACCTCGCTGTGGACCGGGACGACGGAGGACGACGGCCCGTCCGAGTTCCACCTGGTGCTGCTGGACAACGGGCGCACCGCCGCGCTGGCCGACCAGGTCGGCCGCCAGGCGCTGCGCTGCATCCGCTGCTCGGCCTGCCTCAACGTCTGCCCGGTGTACGAGCGGGCCGGCGGGCACGCGTACGGCTCGGTCTACCCGGGCCCGATCGGCGCCATCCTCAATCCCCAACTGCGCGGCACCAGCAGCCCGGTGGACGCCTCGCTGCCGTACGCCTCCTCGCTCTGCGGGGCCTGCTACGAGGTCTGCCCGGTGGCGATCGACATCCCCGAGGTGCTGGTGCACCTGCGCGAGCGGGTCGCCGAGCAGGGCGGGCACCCGCTGGAGCGGGCCGCGATGGCTGCCGCCGGGTACGTGCTGGACCACCCGGCGGCGCTCGCGGCCGCCGAACGGCTGGCCGGGCGCACCCGCGCGCTGCACCCGCGCCGGCTGCCCGGGCCCGGGCGGGCCTGGACCGACAGCCGGGACCTGCCGGAGGTTCCGGCCGAGCCGTTCCGCGACTGGTGGCGGAGGAACCGCGCATGA
- a CDS encoding LutC/YkgG family protein, whose translation MTSRELILGRIRAALGDADEVAEPPLPRGYLSAHAPAEDPVALLDLLHRNLADYRALVHRCTEAELPDRIAELLAARSSRTVALPAGLPASWLSGVGDVELLPDDGSLTAARLDAVDSVVTGCALAIAETGTIVLDAGPGQGRRLLSLVPDHHVCVVRAPEQVVASVPLALPRLDPARPQTWISGPSATSDIELDRVEGVHGPRTLEVLLVKS comes from the coding sequence ATGACGTCAAGGGAGTTGATCCTCGGCCGGATCCGGGCCGCGCTCGGTGACGCCGACGAGGTCGCTGAACCGCCCCTGCCACGAGGCTACTTGAGCGCCCACGCCCCCGCGGAGGATCCGGTGGCGCTGCTCGACCTGCTGCACCGCAACCTGGCCGACTACCGGGCCCTGGTGCACCGCTGCACCGAGGCGGAACTCCCGGACCGCATCGCCGAGTTGCTCGCGGCGCGCAGCAGCCGCACGGTCGCCCTGCCCGCCGGGCTGCCGGCCTCGTGGCTCTCGGGCGTCGGTGACGTCGAGCTGCTGCCGGACGACGGCAGCCTCACCGCCGCCCGACTGGACGCCGTGGACAGCGTGGTCACCGGTTGCGCACTGGCGATCGCCGAGACCGGGACGATCGTGCTGGACGCCGGGCCCGGTCAGGGCCGGCGGCTGCTCTCGCTCGTCCCGGACCACCACGTCTGCGTGGTCCGGGCACCCGAACAGGTCGTCGCCTCCGTCCCTCTGGCGCTGCCCCGGCTCGACCCGGCGCGCCCGCAGACCTGGATCTCCGGGCCGTCGGCGACCAGCGACATCGAGCTGGACCGGGTCGAGGGGGTGCACGGGCCGCGCACCCTCGAGGTGCTACTGGTCAAGTCCTGA
- the ddaH gene encoding dimethylargininase: MPTHTPARTARPRRYLMCRPTYFTVDYAINPWMDPAQPTDTELAIRQWERLHRTYRRLGHTVELIDPVPGLPDMVYAANGATVLDGRALVATFRHPERAAESEAYQAWFRLHGYRAVRRAGHVNEGEGDHLVVGRRVLAGTGFRTSRAAHAEAQELFGVPVVSLTLVDPRFYHLDTALAVLADDHVMYYPEAFDSDSRSVLRALYPDAILADRADAEAFGLNAVSDGRRVLLPEAAKNLAGRLVEHGYEPIPVDVSELLKGGGGAKCCTLELRT, translated from the coding sequence ATGCCCACGCACACCCCGGCGCGTACGGCGCGGCCCCGGCGCTACCTGATGTGCCGGCCGACGTACTTCACGGTGGACTACGCGATCAACCCGTGGATGGACCCGGCGCAGCCGACCGACACCGAGCTCGCCATCCGCCAGTGGGAGCGGCTGCACCGGACGTACCGCCGCCTCGGTCACACCGTCGAGCTGATCGACCCGGTGCCCGGCCTGCCCGACATGGTGTACGCCGCCAACGGCGCGACCGTGCTGGACGGCCGGGCCCTGGTGGCGACCTTCCGGCACCCCGAGCGGGCTGCCGAGTCCGAGGCCTACCAGGCCTGGTTCCGCCTGCACGGCTACCGCGCGGTGCGCCGCGCCGGGCACGTCAACGAGGGCGAGGGCGACCACCTGGTGGTCGGCCGCCGGGTGCTCGCCGGGACGGGCTTCCGCACCTCGCGGGCCGCGCACGCCGAGGCGCAGGAGCTGTTCGGCGTGCCGGTGGTCAGCCTGACCCTGGTCGACCCGCGCTTCTACCACCTGGACACCGCACTGGCCGTCCTCGCCGACGACCACGTCATGTACTACCCGGAGGCCTTCGACTCCGACAGCCGCTCGGTGCTGCGCGCCCTCTACCCGGACGCGATCCTCGCCGACCGCGCCGACGCCGAGGCGTTCGGGCTCAACGCGGTCTCGGACGGCCGCCGGGTGCTGCTTCCGGAGGCGGCCAAGAACCTCGCGGGCCGGCTCGTCGAGCACGGCTACGAGCCGATCCCGGTGGACGTCTCCGAGTTGCTCAAGGGCGGCGGCGGGGCGAAGTGCTGCACTCTCGAGCTCAGGACTTGA
- a CDS encoding 4Fe-4S domain-containing protein — MNLSENWTVDDRCTNCDVARQLAPDLIRERDRKSELIRQPRDEAEQRQLLAAAHACPTRSIRPGTGRLDPAGDPFPLALDEDGAVLLLGHNSRRTAGANSYLCRRPTGWVMVDTPRYGEALAARYQALGPVTDVLLTHRDHAAHGRAYADRLGARLWIHEGDLAAAPDADEVLRGTEPVEISPGLIAHPFPGHTLGSVLYVADQRYCFSGDSLYWSRTNQDIEVQEAVTWYSIEEQSASLDRSLDALRFEWLLPGHGDKHRMPAEEADRRLRELAVRARALRTEPVDFAAVRW, encoded by the coding sequence ATGAACCTCTCCGAGAACTGGACCGTCGACGACCGCTGCACCAACTGCGACGTGGCCCGGCAGCTCGCGCCCGACCTGATCCGCGAGCGCGACCGCAAGTCCGAGCTGATCCGCCAGCCGCGCGACGAGGCCGAGCAGCGGCAACTGCTCGCCGCGGCCCACGCCTGCCCGACCCGCTCGATCCGCCCCGGCACCGGCCGGCTCGACCCGGCCGGTGACCCGTTCCCGCTGGCGCTGGACGAGGACGGGGCGGTGCTGCTGCTCGGCCACAACTCCCGGCGGACGGCGGGCGCCAACTCCTACCTCTGCCGCCGGCCCACTGGCTGGGTGATGGTCGACACGCCCCGCTACGGCGAGGCGCTCGCCGCCCGCTACCAGGCGCTCGGCCCGGTCACCGACGTCCTGCTCACCCACCGCGACCACGCCGCGCACGGCCGGGCGTACGCCGACCGGCTCGGCGCCCGGCTGTGGATCCACGAGGGCGACCTCGCCGCCGCTCCCGACGCCGACGAAGTGCTGCGCGGCACCGAACCGGTGGAGATCTCGCCCGGCCTGATCGCCCATCCGTTCCCCGGCCACACCCTGGGCAGCGTGCTGTACGTCGCCGACCAGCGCTACTGCTTCAGCGGCGACAGCCTGTACTGGTCCCGCACCAACCAGGACATCGAGGTGCAGGAGGCGGTGACCTGGTACTCGATCGAGGAGCAGTCCGCCTCGCTGGACCGCAGCCTGGACGCGCTGCGCTTCGAGTGGCTGCTGCCGGGCCACGGCGACAAGCACCGGATGCCCGCAGAGGAGGCGGACCGGCGGCTGCGCGAGCTCGCCGTCCGCGCCCGGGCGCTGCGGACCGAACCGGTGGACTTCGCCGCGGTGCGCTGGTAA